The following are encoded together in the Robertmurraya sp. FSL R5-0851 genome:
- a CDS encoding SWIM zinc finger family protein produces the protein MHLSNFENYFQEHILGRGLDYYHSKLITSLETDDGHHYVASVDGTEMYNVHVVISENEDVTEITCDCPYDYDQLCKHMAAVLFAIREQKGVPIPGEIKQDLPSLLQSLDKEELIRILLEIADERQDIEKRLLFIYSKSENELLSSDRLIKEYIRRASRKGYIEWNHVDYALEGADMVLEKARTKADEGNYKTAVLLGITVLANAVEMLEYADDSSGSIGMVISWSIETIDRAICEGIDEFPLHEKAELFETLIKEAMNERYDDWCEWRIDLLRVCVHFCAAEELRRTLEDRLSRMMKTVSTDSWRSSYEIIELKKLQLKIIENFDEDEKAERFIEENIVHPYFREQAITKAMQKGEYNKAIQLALDGEREAANQWNGSVKKFKEYRYQAYKLMGDIDKQKRLALEFLQHDDFNYYAELKGLYSPDEWQVKLKNIIAWFQSQKNRSYTYLSIIKEENLTEHILEYCKAKACTITELYPYLEERYPYEVNNLFIEYIRKEAEAASNRKQYQSVASIIKQYRKACSLGQPTDIIDELKLKNKRRPAFIDELEKVSFAFARKR, from the coding sequence ATGCATTTATCAAATTTTGAAAATTACTTTCAGGAGCATATTCTTGGGCGTGGCCTGGATTATTATCACAGTAAATTGATTACTAGTCTTGAAACAGATGATGGACATCATTACGTCGCAAGCGTCGACGGTACGGAAATGTATAATGTACATGTGGTTATAAGTGAGAATGAGGATGTTACTGAAATTACGTGCGACTGTCCTTACGACTACGATCAACTATGCAAACATATGGCAGCAGTCCTTTTTGCTATTCGCGAGCAGAAGGGTGTTCCTATACCAGGGGAAATAAAGCAGGACTTGCCCTCACTGCTACAAAGTCTAGATAAAGAGGAACTTATACGTATCCTTCTTGAAATTGCGGATGAACGCCAGGATATTGAAAAAAGGCTATTATTTATCTATTCAAAAAGTGAAAATGAACTTTTATCGAGTGATCGATTAATTAAAGAATATATACGTCGAGCTAGTAGAAAGGGCTATATCGAATGGAATCATGTTGATTACGCCCTTGAGGGGGCTGATATGGTCTTGGAAAAAGCCCGAACGAAAGCGGATGAAGGAAATTACAAAACAGCTGTTTTATTAGGAATAACCGTCTTAGCGAATGCGGTTGAAATGTTAGAATACGCAGATGATTCAAGTGGTTCAATTGGAATGGTCATATCTTGGAGTATTGAAACGATTGATCGGGCTATTTGTGAGGGAATAGATGAATTCCCATTACATGAAAAAGCAGAGCTTTTTGAGACGCTGATTAAAGAAGCTATGAACGAAAGATATGACGATTGGTGTGAGTGGCGTATTGATTTATTAAGGGTATGTGTGCACTTTTGTGCAGCAGAGGAATTGCGCAGAACATTAGAAGACCGGTTATCAAGAATGATGAAAACCGTATCTACAGATTCTTGGCGTTCGAGTTATGAAATAATTGAATTGAAAAAACTTCAGCTAAAGATAATTGAAAATTTTGATGAGGATGAAAAAGCGGAACGATTTATTGAAGAAAATATTGTTCACCCCTATTTTCGTGAACAGGCAATTACAAAAGCAATGCAAAAAGGAGAATATAACAAAGCCATTCAGCTTGCATTAGATGGGGAAAGAGAGGCAGCAAACCAGTGGAATGGATCTGTTAAAAAGTTTAAAGAATATCGTTATCAAGCGTATAAACTGATGGGTGACATTGATAAACAAAAAAGACTAGCACTAGAGTTTTTACAACACGACGATTTTAACTATTATGCAGAATTAAAAGGACTTTACTCACCGGATGAATGGCAAGTAAAATTAAAAAATATAATTGCCTGGTTCCAAAGCCAAAAGAATCGTTCTTACACATACCTTTCTATTATAAAAGAAGAAAATTTAACGGAGCATATTCTTGAATATTGTAAAGCCAAGGCATGCACGATCACAGAACTTTATCCCTATTTAGAAGAAAGATACCCTTATGAGGTGAACAATCTTTTTATTGAATATATCCGAAAGGAAGCAGAAGCTGCTTCTAATCGGAAGCAATATCAAAGCGTTGCTTCCATAATAAAACAATATAGAAAGGCTTGTAGTCTAGGACAGCCAACTGACATCATTGATGAGCTAAAACTAAAAAATAAAAGGCGTCCGGCATTTATAGATGAACTGGAAAAAGTGAGTTTCGCTTTTGCTAGAAAAAGATAA
- a CDS encoding winged helix-turn-helix transcriptional regulator → MEKKRYNIAVEATLEVIGGKWKCVILCHLTHGKKRTNELKKLMPNITQKMLTQQLRELEDDGVINRISYNQVPPKVEYELSEYGKSLQSILDSLCAWGESHITKVYGDKHDVLEESILNQK, encoded by the coding sequence ATGGAGAAAAAGAGGTACAACATTGCTGTGGAAGCAACATTAGAAGTAATTGGGGGGAAATGGAAGTGTGTCATTTTATGCCACCTTACACATGGAAAAAAGCGAACGAATGAATTGAAGAAATTAATGCCAAATATAACTCAAAAAATGTTAACACAGCAATTACGAGAGTTAGAGGACGACGGAGTGATCAACCGTATTAGTTATAATCAGGTTCCCCCTAAAGTGGAATATGAACTTAGTGAGTATGGAAAAAGCCTGCAATCTATTTTAGATTCGTTGTGCGCATGGGGAGAATCTCATATTACAAAAGTGTATGGAGATAAACATGATGTGTTAGAGGAAAGTATTTTAAATCAAAAATAG
- a CDS encoding MFS transporter gives MNIDRKRSTFALLALAISAFAIGTTEFISVGLLPLIAKDLQISVTMAGLTVSLYALGVTVGAPVLTSITSSMSKKKLLLWIMLIFIIGNSLAASATSIGVLLAARVISAFSHGVFMSIGSTIAASLVPENRRASAISIMFTGLTVATITGVPIGTFIGQQVGWRSAFVAIVIVGIIALIANSILVPSELPRGQKTTFHDQLKLVRNGRLLLMFIITALGYGGTFVVFTYLTPLLQSITGIKEELVAVVLLVYGIAIAIGNVIGGRLANHKPLKSLFYMFLIQAVILLILSFTAPFKVIGILTIIFMGLFAFMNVPGLQVYVVMLAERFVPGAVDVASAINIAAFNAGIAVGSYVGGILTEEMGLIHTAWIGSVMVFGAVILTGVSLILEKKDLIED, from the coding sequence ATGAATATAGATAGGAAGAGAAGTACATTTGCTTTATTAGCTTTAGCAATTAGTGCTTTTGCAATTGGGACAACCGAATTTATTAGTGTTGGGTTGCTTCCTCTCATTGCAAAGGATTTACAAATATCTGTAACAATGGCTGGCCTAACAGTCTCCTTATATGCACTAGGAGTCACGGTAGGTGCGCCAGTTTTAACTTCGATTACATCGAGTATGTCGAAAAAGAAGCTGCTGCTTTGGATTATGCTCATTTTTATCATCGGCAATAGTCTAGCAGCTTCTGCAACATCAATAGGTGTTTTACTTGCAGCAAGAGTAATATCAGCATTTTCCCATGGTGTATTTATGTCAATTGGTTCTACCATTGCAGCGAGCCTAGTTCCAGAAAACCGTCGTGCTAGTGCGATTTCTATTATGTTTACAGGGCTTACGGTTGCAACGATCACCGGAGTTCCTATAGGTACCTTTATTGGTCAACAGGTCGGATGGCGATCAGCATTTGTTGCTATTGTCATTGTCGGAATAATAGCTCTGATTGCCAATAGCATTCTCGTTCCGAGCGAACTACCTAGAGGGCAAAAAACAACATTCCATGATCAACTTAAACTAGTTAGAAATGGTCGTTTGTTATTAATGTTTATTATTACGGCATTAGGATATGGGGGAACATTTGTAGTATTTACGTATTTAACTCCCTTGCTTCAAAGCATTACAGGTATTAAAGAGGAATTAGTCGCTGTCGTTTTACTCGTATATGGGATTGCCATTGCGATTGGAAATGTGATAGGTGGTCGACTAGCAAATCATAAGCCGCTCAAGTCTTTATTTTATATGTTTCTCATTCAGGCAGTGATTCTCCTCATATTAAGCTTTACTGCTCCGTTCAAAGTGATTGGAATACTCACGATTATTTTCATGGGGCTCTTTGCCTTTATGAACGTTCCAGGCCTTCAAGTATATGTAGTTATGCTTGCAGAACGCTTCGTTCCTGGGGCAGTAGATGTGGCATCAGCGATAAATATTGCTGCTTTTAATGCAGGGATAGCCGTTGGTTCTTATGTTGGCGGAATCCTAACCGAAGAGATGGGATTGATTCATACCGCATGGATTGGTTCGGTAATGGTCTTTGGAGCTGTAATTTTAACAGGCGTAAGCCTAATTCTAGAAAAAAAAGATCTAATCGAGGACTAA
- a CDS encoding B3/B4 domain-containing protein: MEITISPEILSLVPGFKIGVITYKDIDVGSSPQMLKGRLQLFQESLFFDLEEKQLSDLKGISEWRSIFKKTGKDPNRYRHSAEALYRRVKKQNYIQSINSATDLNNFLSLKYEIPLGIYDTSQLSEDIMIRLGAEDEVYEGLNGRSNSLYQLIISADKKGGFGSPYVDSVRSAVTESTRNALHLIYLRPSITMDEGQLLTQSIMNMFIQIHGGVGECRVIGE; encoded by the coding sequence TTGGAAATAACGATTTCTCCTGAGATTCTGTCACTTGTCCCGGGTTTTAAAATAGGCGTCATCACATATAAAGATATTGATGTTGGATCCTCCCCCCAAATGCTAAAAGGTAGATTGCAACTTTTTCAAGAATCATTATTCTTCGACTTAGAGGAGAAGCAACTATCTGACCTTAAGGGAATTAGTGAGTGGAGGTCTATTTTTAAGAAAACTGGAAAGGACCCTAATCGCTATCGTCATTCAGCTGAAGCTTTATACAGACGTGTCAAAAAACAAAATTACATACAAAGTATTAACAGTGCCACAGATTTAAATAACTTCCTCTCATTGAAGTATGAGATTCCTTTAGGTATCTATGACACTAGTCAGCTTAGTGAGGACATTATGATTAGATTGGGAGCGGAGGATGAAGTATACGAGGGGCTTAATGGCCGTAGTAATTCTCTTTACCAGCTAATCATTTCCGCCGATAAAAAAGGCGGGTTCGGCAGTCCGTACGTTGATTCTGTGAGATCAGCAGTGACAGAATCAACTAGAAATGCACTCCACCTGATTTATTTACGTCCGTCCATAACAATGGATGAAGGACAACTTTTGACACAATCCATTATGAACATGTTTATACAAATTCATGGTGGGGTCGGGGAATGTCGGGTGATAGGTGAGTAA
- the queG gene encoding tRNA epoxyqueuosine(34) reductase QueG → MNYHQLKIDIIEYSKTIGIDKIGFTSASSFSELRNRLVRQQELEYQSGFEEPDINKRVEPSLLLPEAASIISIALAYPSKMKIRVESRKGERRGIFCRASWGTDYHTVLRDRLKKLEDYIHSRVPGALVKSMVDTGELADRAVAERAGIGWSGKNCAIITPEFGSYVYLGEMITNLPFEPDQPIENGCGDCNKCVDACPTGALVQGGQLNSHKCIAFLTQTKGFLPDEFRGKIGNRLYGCDTCQTVCPKNKGKDFHFHEEMEPDPEIAKPLLRPLLFMSNREFKEKFGHVSGSWRGKKPIQRNAIIALAHYKDETAVEDLIQVMKKDPRPVLRGTAAWALGKIGGLVAADALNNAKQKEEDQEVLDEINKGLSFIQ, encoded by the coding sequence ATGAATTATCATCAATTAAAAATAGATATCATTGAATATAGCAAAACGATCGGGATTGATAAAATTGGATTTACATCAGCATCATCGTTCTCTGAGTTACGAAACCGACTTGTAAGGCAACAAGAGTTAGAGTATCAGTCGGGTTTTGAGGAGCCCGATATTAATAAAAGAGTCGAGCCCTCTTTACTTTTACCAGAGGCTGCTTCTATTATCTCCATAGCACTAGCCTATCCATCAAAAATGAAGATAAGAGTGGAAAGCAGAAAGGGAGAGAGAAGAGGTATCTTTTGTCGAGCTTCTTGGGGAACGGATTATCATACAGTCCTTCGTGATCGGTTAAAAAAACTTGAGGATTATATCCATTCTAGAGTTCCAGGTGCTCTTGTAAAATCAATGGTGGATACAGGAGAGCTTGCTGATAGAGCCGTAGCTGAACGTGCAGGGATTGGCTGGAGTGGGAAGAACTGTGCTATTATTACTCCTGAGTTTGGCTCCTACGTCTACCTAGGGGAAATGATTACAAATCTCCCGTTTGAACCAGATCAGCCGATTGAAAATGGGTGTGGAGACTGCAATAAATGTGTAGATGCTTGTCCAACAGGAGCACTTGTTCAAGGCGGACAACTAAATTCACACAAATGTATTGCCTTTTTAACACAAACAAAAGGATTTCTTCCAGACGAATTTCGAGGAAAGATTGGAAATCGATTGTACGGTTGTGACACATGTCAGACAGTCTGTCCTAAAAATAAAGGAAAGGATTTTCATTTTCATGAAGAAATGGAACCTGATCCAGAGATTGCAAAACCCCTTTTACGTCCTTTACTTTTCATGAGTAATCGGGAGTTTAAAGAAAAGTTCGGACATGTATCGGGCTCTTGGCGTGGGAAAAAGCCCATTCAGAGAAATGCCATTATCGCACTTGCTCATTACAAGGATGAGACAGCTGTTGAGGATTTAATCCAAGTCATGAAAAAAGATCCAAGGCCAGTGTTAAGAGGAACGGCTGCTTGGGCTCTAGGGAAAATTGGTGGGTTAGTGGCAGCGGATGCCTTAAATAATGCAAAGCAAAAAGAAGAGGACCAAGAGGTTCTTGACGAAATCAATAAAGGATTATCATTCATTCAGTGA
- a CDS encoding amidase domain-containing protein, whose amino-acid sequence MRKQLQVLLEKRVKQCVTNTRDINEECEKIKMKKQGLEERKGEIVKAKASGKIQNIEQVADIAYVYYQVHFQYLINHKGTLYIEEEIEERKAEFYKGTLVDDEEIAPDFTVEKAEASINDVFDERVKFAYDRLSAVKYAETWWNSYNPRFSKFTNDCTNYISQCLRAGGAPMTGYPNRSKGWWMQNNSWTYSWTVAHSFRWYLPNARVGLRAVEVNRPEELKLGDIICYDFEGDGRFNHTTIVTAKDADGMPLVNAHTTNSRKRYWAYTDSTAYTPNIKYIFLQVVDDV is encoded by the coding sequence GTGAGAAAACAGCTTCAAGTGTTACTCGAGAAAAGGGTCAAGCAATGTGTAACAAATACACGAGATATTAACGAGGAATGCGAGAAAATAAAGATGAAGAAACAAGGGTTAGAGGAAAGAAAAGGTGAAATTGTTAAAGCCAAAGCTAGCGGCAAGATACAGAACATAGAACAGGTAGCAGATATCGCTTACGTTTATTACCAGGTTCACTTTCAGTACTTGATTAACCATAAGGGAACATTATATATAGAGGAAGAAATAGAGGAAAGAAAAGCTGAATTTTATAAAGGAACATTGGTTGATGATGAGGAGATTGCTCCAGACTTTACAGTAGAAAAAGCAGAAGCAAGTATTAATGATGTATTTGATGAACGAGTAAAATTTGCTTACGACCGTTTAAGTGCTGTGAAATATGCGGAAACATGGTGGAATAGCTATAATCCGCGATTTAGTAAGTTTACGAACGACTGTACGAACTATATATCCCAATGTCTTCGTGCTGGAGGGGCACCGATGACAGGGTATCCTAACCGTTCCAAGGGCTGGTGGATGCAAAACAATAGTTGGACATACAGCTGGACAGTTGCTCATTCCTTCCGGTGGTATTTACCGAATGCAAGGGTAGGATTGCGGGCAGTTGAAGTGAATCGACCAGAAGAATTGAAGTTAGGTGATATTATATGCTATGACTTTGAGGGAGATGGACGATTTAATCATACGACCATTGTAACAGCAAAGGATGCAGACGGAATGCCGCTTGTGAACGCACATACAACGAATAGTAGAAAAAGATATTGGGCGTATACAGATTCTACCGCATATACACCAAATATCAAATATATCTTTTTGCAAGTTGTTGACGATGTATGA
- the trmL gene encoding tRNA (uridine(34)/cytosine(34)/5-carboxymethylaminomethyluridine(34)-2'-O)-methyltransferase TrmL, with translation MPNHIVLFQPQIPANTGNIARTCAATDTTLHLIRPLGFSTDDKQLKRAGLDYWDAVTIHYYDSLDEFYEKNEGGEFFYLTKFGKKNYTSFDYSDSGKEYYFIFGRETTGLPQEVREKNLDRALRIPMNDEHVRSLNLSNTAAILVYEALRQQNYLHLT, from the coding sequence ATGCCAAACCATATCGTACTATTTCAACCACAAATTCCTGCTAATACAGGGAACATCGCTCGTACATGTGCTGCAACAGATACAACACTACATTTGATTCGACCGCTTGGTTTTTCAACAGATGATAAACAATTAAAGCGTGCGGGGTTAGATTATTGGGATGCGGTAACCATTCATTACTATGATTCATTGGATGAATTTTATGAAAAGAATGAAGGTGGGGAATTTTTCTACTTAACGAAGTTTGGTAAGAAAAACTATACTTCATTTGATTACAGCGATTCAGGAAAAGAATACTATTTCATCTTTGGGCGTGAAACAACAGGATTGCCACAAGAGGTGAGAGAGAAAAACCTTGACCGTGCGTTAAGAATTCCTATGAATGATGAGCATGTACGCTCATTAAATTTATCAAACACGGCAGCTATTTTAGTGTATGAGGCATTAAGACAGCAAAACTATTTACACCTAACATAA
- the nfsA gene encoding oxygen-insensitive NADPH nitroreductase: MNTIIETILNHRSIRNFEDKPLTREQIEIIVESAQAASTSSYIQAYSIIGVTDREKKKKLAELAGNQTYVEENGHFFVFCADLYRHEYIGKMEGRDVIPSIESTEKFMVALIDASLAAQNASLAAESLGLGICYIGGIRNNLNEVGKLLNIPERVIPLFGLAVGYPKKITDKKPRLPLSHVYHEEQYHTDHYEEELTSYNNVISNYYMERTAGKRTDTWTEQMAKMLEKKSRMYMKDYVQGQKFNKQ; the protein is encoded by the coding sequence GTGAATACAATCATTGAAACGATATTAAATCATCGGTCAATCAGGAACTTTGAGGACAAGCCATTAACTCGTGAACAGATTGAGATCATTGTGGAAAGTGCTCAAGCAGCATCTACTTCTAGTTACATACAAGCATATAGCATCATTGGTGTAACCGATCGTGAAAAAAAGAAAAAGTTAGCAGAGCTTGCAGGAAATCAAACCTATGTGGAGGAAAATGGTCACTTTTTTGTTTTTTGTGCGGACTTATACCGTCATGAATACATTGGAAAAATGGAAGGAAGAGATGTGATTCCTTCCATTGAAAGCACGGAAAAATTTATGGTTGCTCTAATTGATGCTTCATTAGCTGCTCAAAATGCAAGTTTAGCAGCAGAATCTTTAGGGCTTGGAATCTGTTATATTGGTGGCATAAGAAATAATCTAAACGAAGTGGGAAAATTACTGAATATACCTGAGCGGGTGATTCCTCTATTTGGTTTAGCAGTCGGTTATCCTAAAAAAATTACAGATAAGAAGCCACGATTGCCACTTTCACATGTGTATCATGAAGAGCAATACCATACGGATCATTATGAAGAGGAACTTACAAGCTATAACAATGTAATATCTAACTATTATATGGAAAGAACGGCTGGAAAACGTACGGACACGTGGACTGAACAAATGGCCAAAATGCTTGAGAAGAAATCAAGAATGTATATGAAGGATTATGTACAGGGACAAAAATTCAATAAACAATAA
- a CDS encoding PrkA family serine protein kinase: MDILKKIEMYRQEEEKLKWEGTFAEYLEIVKESPWVAQSAHSRVYNMIKDAGIEKDGTSKKYEFFSNQLFGLEESLERLVEEYFHPSAKRLDVRKRILLLMGPVSGGKSTLVTMLKRGLEAYSHSERGAVFAIKGCPMHEDPLHLIPHHLRKDFYDEYGIRIEGNLSPLNTMRVEQEYGGRIEDVIIERVFFSEDKRVGIGTFSPSDPKSQDIADLTGSIDFSTIAEYGSESDPRAYRFDGELNKANRGMMEFQEMLKCDEKFLWHLLSLTQEGNFKAGRFALISADELIVAHTNETEYRSFISNKKNEALHSRIIVMPVPYNLKVSQEEKIYAKMIGESDVSHVHIAPHTLRVAAMFTILTRLKEPKKGDIDLVKKMRLYDGENVEGFSSADVDELKKEYADEGMSGIDPRYVINRISSTIIRKEMSSINALDVLRSLKEGLDQHASITPELKEKYLNYISLARKEYDDIAKKEVQKAFVYSYEESAKTLMDNYLDNVEAYCNKAKLRDPLTGEEINPDEKLMRSIEEQIGISENAKKAFREEILIRISAYARKGKRFDYNSHDRLREAIQKKLFADLKDVVKITTSTKTPDEQQLKKVNEVVARLIDEHGYNSTSANELLRYVGSLLNR; encoded by the coding sequence ATGGATATCTTAAAAAAGATTGAAATGTATAGACAAGAAGAGGAAAAGTTAAAGTGGGAAGGTACGTTTGCAGAGTATTTAGAAATTGTGAAGGAAAGTCCATGGGTAGCACAGTCGGCACATTCTCGCGTTTATAATATGATCAAAGATGCTGGAATTGAAAAAGACGGGACGAGTAAAAAATATGAATTTTTCAGTAACCAGTTATTTGGTTTAGAGGAGTCGCTAGAGAGACTAGTCGAGGAGTATTTTCACCCGTCTGCCAAACGTTTAGATGTTAGAAAGAGAATTCTTTTGCTTATGGGACCAGTTAGTGGCGGAAAATCCACTCTAGTCACGATGCTAAAGCGTGGATTAGAAGCATATTCGCATTCAGAACGAGGCGCTGTTTTTGCGATAAAAGGCTGTCCAATGCATGAAGACCCATTACATCTCATTCCGCACCATTTAAGAAAAGATTTTTACGATGAATATGGTATTCGAATTGAAGGGAATTTGTCTCCATTAAATACAATGAGAGTCGAACAGGAGTATGGCGGTCGAATTGAAGATGTCATTATCGAACGTGTTTTCTTCTCAGAAGATAAGCGTGTGGGGATTGGAACATTCAGTCCTTCCGATCCAAAGTCACAGGATATTGCTGATTTAACAGGTAGTATCGACTTTTCAACCATTGCTGAATACGGATCAGAATCCGATCCGAGGGCTTATCGATTCGATGGAGAATTAAATAAAGCTAATCGAGGTATGATGGAGTTCCAGGAAATGTTAAAATGTGATGAAAAGTTCTTATGGCACTTACTTTCTCTTACACAAGAGGGGAATTTCAAAGCAGGTCGATTTGCACTCATTTCCGCAGATGAATTAATTGTGGCTCATACGAATGAAACGGAGTATCGCTCGTTTATTTCAAATAAGAAAAACGAAGCATTACACTCACGTATTATCGTTATGCCAGTACCTTATAACTTAAAGGTAAGCCAGGAAGAGAAAATCTACGCGAAAATGATTGGTGAAAGTGATGTATCACATGTTCACATTGCTCCGCATACTTTACGAGTTGCTGCTATGTTTACCATCTTAACTCGATTGAAGGAACCGAAAAAAGGTGACATTGATTTAGTGAAAAAAATGCGACTTTATGATGGGGAGAATGTTGAAGGTTTCTCAAGCGCTGATGTTGATGAGTTGAAGAAGGAATATGCGGATGAAGGAATGAGTGGAATTGATCCTCGTTATGTGATCAATCGTATTTCTTCTACAATTATAAGAAAAGAAATGTCGTCTATTAATGCACTAGATGTTCTTCGTTCCTTAAAAGAGGGCTTAGATCAACATGCATCCATTACTCCAGAGTTAAAGGAGAAATATTTGAATTATATTTCACTTGCTCGTAAGGAGTATGACGATATTGCGAAAAAAGAAGTGCAAAAAGCATTTGTATACTCGTATGAAGAGTCTGCAAAAACGCTGATGGATAATTACTTGGATAATGTTGAGGCATACTGCAATAAGGCGAAGCTTCGAGACCCATTAACTGGTGAAGAAATTAACCCAGATGAGAAGCTGATGCGCTCCATTGAAGAACAGATTGGTATTTCCGAAAATGCGAAAAAAGCATTCCGCGAAGAAATCTTAATTCGTATTTCTGCCTATGCAAGAAAGGGCAAGCGTTTTGACTACAATTCGCACGATCGTCTACGTGAAGCGATTCAGAAGAAGCTGTTTGCAGACTTAAAGGATGTTGTGAAAATTACAACCTCCACTAAGACTCCAGATGAGCAGCAGCTGAAAAAGGTTAATGAAGTAGTAGCAAGATTGATTGACGAGCACGGCTATAATTCTACCTCTGCAAACGAACTACTTCGTTACGTTGGTAGCTTGTTAAACCGTTAA